From a region of the Ardenticatena maritima genome:
- a CDS encoding NADH-quinone oxidoreductase subunit J, giving the protein MSGAELFFYVLAVLAITSALAMVFTPRPVYAVLFMVMNFIAVALLYLQLEAPFLAAVQVLVYAGAIMVLFLFVVMLMGPSPAPLWEHIPAQRPLALLFSLGLLGALVAAIRNGSFTQLTGTMTEAIAAAGGQSQALAEHLYSRYLLPFELTSLILLVGILGAVVLARMPRRKKTTTD; this is encoded by the coding sequence ATGAGCGGCGCGGAACTCTTCTTCTACGTGCTCGCAGTGTTGGCGATTACATCGGCGTTGGCGATGGTCTTTACGCCGCGCCCTGTCTATGCGGTGCTCTTCATGGTGATGAACTTCATAGCGGTGGCATTGCTCTACCTGCAATTGGAAGCGCCCTTTTTGGCGGCGGTGCAAGTGCTGGTCTATGCCGGCGCGATTATGGTGCTCTTCTTGTTCGTGGTGATGTTGATGGGTCCTTCACCGGCGCCGTTGTGGGAGCATATTCCCGCCCAACGCCCGCTGGCGTTGTTGTTTTCGCTGGGGTTGTTGGGTGCGCTTGTGGCGGCTATCCGCAACGGAAGTTTCACCCAGTTGACGGGGACGATGACCGAAGCCATTGCCGCCGCCGGTGGGCAATCGCAAGCCCTGGCGGAACACCTGTACAGCCGCTACTTGCTGCCGTTTGAATTGACTTCGCTCATCTTGCTGGTTGGGATTTTGGGTGCGGTGGTGCTGGCACGGATGCCGCGCCGCAAGAAAACAACGACTGACTGA
- the nuoK gene encoding NADH-quinone oxidoreductase subunit NuoK gives MPVPVENYLLLGAVLFVIGMLGVLLRRNAIVIFMSIELMLNAVNLTFVALARHLNSLDGQVFVFFVMTVAAAEVAIGLALIVAIFRSLGTSDVDDAHMLRG, from the coding sequence ATGCCTGTACCGGTTGAAAACTACCTGCTCTTGGGAGCCGTCTTGTTCGTGATTGGCATGTTGGGCGTGTTGTTGCGCCGCAACGCCATTGTGATTTTCATGTCTATCGAATTGATGCTCAATGCCGTCAACCTGACTTTTGTGGCGTTGGCGCGCCACCTGAATTCGCTTGATGGGCAAGTGTTCGTCTTCTTTGTGATGACGGTGGCGGCTGCCGAAGTCGCCATTGGGTTGGCGCTGATTGTGGCGATTTTCCGCTCGCTGGGTACATCGGACGTGGACGACGCGCACATGTTGCGTGGCTAA
- the nuoL gene encoding NADH-quinone oxidoreductase subunit L codes for MATLVWLILLIPLAGVVANLALAKVLPKRTAGWLATAAVGVSFVLAVVLFMQVRGVLEEEHAFLTEPLYTWVLVDTLYVPIQLLVDQLSLLMVLVVTGVGFLIHVYSNGYMAHDDGIRRYFVYLNLFVFSMLLLVLGANYVLLFTGWELVGLCSYLLISFWYTDPKNAAAGRKAFIVNRIGDFGFALGVFLIWTTFGSLVYTDVFEAAGTAAPATLTLITLLLFVGATGKSAQLPLYVWLPDAMAGPTPVSALIHAATMVTAGVYMIARSHALYAAAPTTPLIVATIGALTAIFAASIAITQLDIKKVLAYSTVSQLGYMFLAVGVGAYVAAIFHLFTHAFFKALLFLGSGSVIHSMEHAAHETGEHIDPQDMRHMGGLLKRMPQTGWTFLIGAAALAGLPLTSGFFSKDEILAQTFFGGHTVLYLIGAITAFLTAFYSFRQFFMVFTGEPRSKAAEHAHESPAVMTVPLMILAVFALGAGLVFGLPLENGAIHHWLEPVFHDVLEHHEGGNPMLLIAISSVIALAGAGLAYAIYVRRAADPEALAARFAPLYRLSYNKFYVDELYGALFVRPFFALASFLAFVVDKLVIDGAVNGVATVLRLASEILRRLQMGYARAYALTMALGVLILVAYFLSGGF; via the coding sequence ATGGCAACACTTGTGTGGTTGATTTTGCTCATACCGCTGGCTGGCGTTGTCGCCAACCTGGCGTTGGCGAAGGTGCTGCCCAAGCGCACCGCGGGTTGGTTGGCGACGGCGGCTGTGGGCGTTTCGTTCGTCCTTGCGGTGGTGCTCTTCATGCAAGTTCGGGGTGTGCTGGAAGAGGAGCATGCCTTTTTGACCGAGCCGCTCTACACATGGGTGCTTGTGGATACGCTCTATGTACCCATTCAACTGCTTGTTGACCAACTTTCGCTTTTGATGGTGTTGGTCGTGACAGGGGTGGGCTTCCTCATCCATGTCTATTCAAATGGGTACATGGCGCACGATGATGGCATTCGGCGCTACTTCGTTTATTTGAACTTGTTTGTCTTTTCCATGTTGCTGCTGGTGTTGGGCGCCAACTATGTGTTGCTTTTCACCGGTTGGGAACTGGTCGGGTTGTGTTCCTACTTGCTGATTAGTTTTTGGTACACCGACCCCAAGAACGCCGCCGCCGGGCGCAAAGCCTTCATTGTCAACCGCATTGGCGACTTTGGCTTTGCACTTGGCGTTTTCCTGATTTGGACGACGTTCGGCTCGCTGGTGTATACCGATGTGTTTGAAGCCGCAGGTACGGCGGCGCCGGCAACCTTGACGCTGATCACCTTGTTGCTCTTTGTGGGAGCCACCGGGAAGAGCGCGCAACTTCCGCTCTATGTCTGGTTGCCTGACGCGATGGCTGGTCCCACGCCTGTTTCGGCGCTCATCCACGCGGCAACCATGGTGACGGCGGGCGTCTACATGATTGCCCGCTCACATGCGCTCTACGCTGCCGCGCCTACAACACCGTTGATTGTGGCAACGATTGGCGCACTGACGGCGATTTTTGCCGCCAGTATTGCCATCACGCAACTGGATATCAAAAAGGTGCTGGCGTATTCGACGGTCTCACAGTTGGGCTACATGTTCCTTGCCGTAGGCGTGGGGGCCTATGTGGCTGCGATTTTCCACCTGTTCACCCATGCCTTCTTCAAAGCGTTGCTCTTCCTCGGTTCGGGGAGTGTGATTCACTCGATGGAACATGCCGCGCATGAAACGGGTGAGCACATTGACCCGCAGGATATGCGCCACATGGGCGGCTTGCTGAAACGCATGCCCCAAACGGGGTGGACCTTCCTCATTGGTGCGGCGGCGCTGGCCGGCTTGCCGCTGACATCGGGGTTCTTCTCGAAGGATGAAATTTTGGCGCAGACTTTCTTCGGCGGGCATACGGTGCTCTACCTGATTGGCGCTATTACCGCCTTCCTGACCGCGTTCTACTCGTTTCGCCAGTTCTTCATGGTCTTTACGGGAGAGCCGCGCAGCAAAGCAGCCGAACACGCACACGAATCGCCCGCCGTGATGACCGTACCGCTGATGATTCTGGCGGTCTTTGCGCTGGGTGCTGGGCTTGTGTTCGGCTTACCGCTTGAAAACGGCGCGATTCATCACTGGTTGGAACCGGTCTTCCACGATGTGCTTGAGCACCACGAGGGCGGTAATCCCATGCTGTTGATTGCCATTTCGTCGGTGATTGCTCTGGCGGGGGCGGGCTTGGCGTATGCCATCTATGTGCGCCGCGCCGCCGACCCCGAGGCATTGGCGGCACGCTTCGCGCCCCTGTATCGCCTCTCGTACAACAAATTCTACGTGGATGAACTCTATGGCGCGTTGTTCGTGCGCCCCTTCTTTGCGCTGGCGTCGTTCCTGGCGTTTGTGGTTGACAAACTGGTCATTGACGGTGCTGTGAACGGGGTTGCAACCGTGTTGCGCTTGGCAAGCGAAATCTTGCGGCGGTTGCAAATGGGGTACGCTCGCGCCTATGCGTTGACGATGGCGCTGGGCGTGCTGATTCTGGTGGCCTACTTCTTGAGTGGTGGTTTCTAA